In Desulfomonile tiedjei, the DNA window AGTGGTCTGCTCCAACAGTTACAGCCTGGCCGCTCAAGTGGCGGAATGCGGCGCAATCCCGCTTTCTCTGGGAATTGCAACCGACGAGGAATCCGATCAGCGCAGCAGGATCTCGGACGGTTTGAGGGCGGACGTAATACTCACTTCGGGCGGGGTGTCCGTTGGCAAGTATGATCTGGTAAAAGACACGCTGTCGGAATTGGGAATGAAAGTAAAGTTCTGGAAAGTGGCCATGAAGCCGGGAAAACCGTTAGTCTTCGGCACCATCGGAAACAAGCCTGTCTTTGGCCTGCCGGGCAATCCGACATCCGTGATGATATCATTCGAGCAATTCGTCAGGCCCGCGCTGCTGAAGATGATGGGGCATGCAAATCTTTTCCGCCCACTAATCGAAGCTACTCTCGCTGAAGACGCCGGCGTCGCGACGGACCGTCTCCACCTGGTGCGCTGCAAACTTTTTGAAAAAGACGGCCAAATGATGGCGACTACTACCGGAAACCAGAGTTCCGGCGCCCTGCGATCGATGGTGCTGGCTGACGGCCTGATGATTTTACAGCCTGAGGACGCTCCTTTTGTTGCCGGGAAGACCGTCAAGATTCAACTGCTCCACGCAAACAGCCCCTTGAGCCCGCACTCCCCATATGAGTGACAACGTCCCGTGGTAACCATTCATCGCGAAGGCTTTGTATTGGGACCTTTAGTGGGGGAGAGGCCGTTTTCCGCGGTCACACAAGTAACATAGCCCTGGCACGGCGGGCACGGCCCGCCCTACAGGAGGCGCGTCGCACACACGTAGGGCGGGCCGTGCCCGCCTTACCATGTTGTAGCAAGGTGGTGGTCCCTCCCGGCCCACCGTTAACATCACTTGATTGATCGTACATTGGTATTAGGGGTTTAAGCGCCCCCGACAATTTGACTCCGCGGCATTGGTGCTTATGCTGAGAAACAAGAATACCGGAACGGAGGCCTTGCCATGGATGCGGAACGGTACACACCCACCAGGTTGGAATGGATTGTGCTCAACATTCAGTCAAAAATCCCTATGCTCTTGTCCCAGCTCCGGATGCTCCAGCAACAGAAATCAGTGGACGACATCCGCGTGTTTTTCAAATTCAAAGAGCCTGACACCATCATCCCCGTAGTCAGACATCTCCAGGGAGTCCCGGCCGACGTGGTCAAGCTTCTCGACGAAGAAATCTCACGGGAGATCCACGAAATAGCCCAGTACTATGGCTGGGACAACTGGTTGATGATCGAGTGGGACGTACCCTGACTGATTGCTAATTTGTCGAAGCCGAGAGTGTCAGTCCGTTTGTGCGGTCAGGTGGTTACACCGTAATCCTTGATCTTTTGCAGCAACGACGGATAGCTGATTTCGAGGAGAGCCGCGGCTTGGGAACGGTTCCCGCCCGTTCTGTTGAGGGCCCTCACAATCAGGGTCCTCTCGAGATCCTTGCACGCTTTCTTGAGCGAGATCGAATCCTCGTCCTCTGTGAAACAGACCACCCTTTTACCGCCGACGCGGATGTCGTAAGGGAGGCTGTCCAGAGTAATCGAATTTCCGGTAGTGAGGATCATGGCTCGTTCAACGACATTCTGAAGCTCTCGGACGTTTCCCCTCCAACGGTAAGAGAGTAACGCCTCCTGCGCTTCTCGTGTTATCAGCCCTATGTTAAGGCCCATTTTTTTGTTGAATACGCCTACGAAGTGTTCCACCAGAGGGATAATGTCTTCTTTGCGTTCCGAGAGAGGCGGCACGTGAATGTGCATTACATTAAGACGGTAGAACAAATCCTTGCGGAAGCGGCCCTGAGCCATGGCTCCTTCCAGGTCCTCGTTGGTGGCCGCGAGAACCCTTACTGACACCTTGCGAGTCGCGGTCTCGCCTACTCTTCTGAATTCCCCTTTGTCCAACACCCCGAGAAGCGTCACCTGAAGCGAGTCGTCCGTCGCGCCGATTTCATCCAGAAGGATCGACCCTCCTTCGGCTTCCTCGAAAAGGCCCGGCTTCTCATCGTTCGCACCCGTGAAAGCTCCCCGCGCATGACCGAACAACTCGGTTTCCAGAAGTCCCGCGGGTATTGCGCCACAATTTATTACGACAAATGGGCCGCCGGCACGGGATGAACAGCGATGGATCTCTTGAGCCATCAGTTCCTTGCCGGTGCCCGATTCACCGGTTATAAGCACTGAGGATTCAAAAGGGGCAGCCTGGTGAGCTGTGGCAAGCACGGCCTTGATGGCGGGAGATTCCGCGACGATATCGGGACTGCGCTCGGTGCGCATCAGCCGCCGTCTCAAACGAACGACTTCCCGGCGCAGGCGTTCCCGTTCAGAGGCTTTCCGCAAGGTGAGCACCACCTCGTCGGTTTTGAAGGGCTTGGAAATATAGTCGTAGGCTCCTTTGCGCATGGCTTCGAGCGCCAACTCTATGGTGCCGTAAGCGCTCATAAGAATCACTATGACTTCTATCCCGCGCGCCCGGAGCGCCTCCACGAGCTGAATCCCGTCCATTCCCGGCATCCGAACGTCGGAAAGTATGAAGTCAAAGCCCGCAGTCGCCGCGAGGTCCAACGCCTCTTTGGCGGACGAAGCGCACTCGGGATCAAAGCCGTCGTTCCTGAGGATGGCACTGAGCATGTGGAGCATATTCGGTTCGTCGTCAACGATCAGTATTTTGTGAGGGGGATCAGGCATTGTGGTCCAGCCTAAGAGAATCGGGTCCAACGATATTGATGAAAACGCCGCCGAGTCCGGAGTCACAGTTTAACCTGTCATGTCTGAATAAGCTAGGGGTGAAGAAGCGCGGGCGCCGGAGGCAGCAGCAAGTATTCAGTCTTTCGGGAGGAGTGGAGTGTTTTTGTGGGGCTGGCTTTCCAGCCTGCCATCATCGGCATTTTTGGGCAGGAAGGCTGGAAAGCCTGCTCCACGATTCCATGACATCGCCACAGTGATGCAGACCAACCCTAAGATTGAATGCTCACAATCAGCTTCACATTCCGCTTGACATAATTCAGTTATTACTTTAATATAGCACTGCATATATTGGACATCATGTGTCTTTTAATAAAGATTGACATGATGTTACCTGGAGGACGGTTGATGAAAACAAGCCTGCATGCCGTCGCTTTGGCGGCTCTCCTGATGCTGCTCCCCATTGAATCCTTTTCAGGCCATTTCATGGAAAAAAATCATGACTATCTTGCGCGATTCCACAATGTGATTTTTTTGTTCGATGTGTCTGATTCCATGTTGGCGGGGCATCCGGAAAACTATGACACTTCACGGCTCTTCATTGGCGTCAGGGGGCTGGAATTATTCAACCGCGTCATGCCTCACGTTCCAAGGTGGCAGTACGATCTGAACACCGCGCTGATAACGTTCGGAGATTGTGATACACCAAAGTTACTCAGTCCTCTCGGCCCGTGGGACAGGAAGAAATATTGGCAGTTCTACAACTGCATGCGCAAAGAAGGTTTTTTCCCAAAGAGAACTGCGACTCTTCAAGACGCCCTTCAGTTGGCCGGATCCATGATTGCCACGGCGTCAGGCCGCACTGCGATAGTCGTTATTACCGATGGCGGCTCTCAGGGAGAGTGCCCGCAGAAGACTGCCACTGCTCTGAAGGACTCTTACGGCGACAAGGTCCAGATTTTCGGAATATGGCTCGGGGCCATGGAAGTGGGATGGCGAAATCTGTACGAGGCCTGCAAGCTTACCGGAGGATATGCGCGTCAATGGGAGGAAGTTCGCACCAAGGCCCAAATGAAGGAATTCGTGTGGGACATCACGATACGCGAAATAATGTTCCCTTATCCCGAGATCTTTTTCAAGGCCAAACGCGCCGACCTGATACCGTCGGAGGCGCTCAAGCTGGAGAGCGTGGCTAACTTCCTCCACGCCATTCCGCAATACTGCTTGCAGATAGACGGACACACCACGTTTCTGGGAAACACCAGCGACAATCATCGGCTCGGACATGCCCGGGCAGCCAATGTGAAAGACGCATTGATAAAAATCTACGGAATAAACCCGGATAGGATACTCCTCCGGACGTGGGGTGAAGAGCTGCCCCGTTACGACAACCAGAATCCTGACGTGCGTTTGCGCAATGATCAGGCAAACCTCTACTTGATGCTGCCTTTGAGAGAATTCCCTTACGACGAGAAGAAGCTGCACACCTTCGGGGTCACGGCCGTGGGCGACATTTACAATACCCAGGAAAGGGACAAGGACACCGAGTGGGCGTGGCCGGACAAGCCTGCACCGGGGTCTAAAATGCCGGTCCAAGTCCGCCGTCTACAGCGTGGGGTCAAGAGGTGATGTCAAAACTGCGGGGTGACCCTTTGTAAAGGGTTTCCCCGCACTCCCTTTCAAAAACCTCCATAGCCTGTCCGCTGAGCGGCTTCTGCCGCAGAGCGCAACAACCCCCTCCAAAATAAACCTTTCCTGAATCACAGCTTTTCTTTTATTGCACGCGTATTGGATTCAATCCATCGGACGAAGGCGGTGTGTAATTTGTCTGTGACGCGATTCCTGGCCAGGAGTCGCCCGGAACGGACCAGCAGCCTTGGGGAGAACAATCTGAACAGCCCCGACCGCTGGTCGTCCAGCATGTTTCGGTAGCGGATCAAATCGAGATGATAGGCGAGCACGTCCCGGTTGCGCTGATTTCTCGCCTCAATAGTTTCGTGATCCGAACCGTCGATCTCTTCGTAAAGAAATTGCTCCCGCTCAAAGACTGAACCGCCAACCTCTCGAAGGTTAGTCAAACCATAGTCTTGCGGGGCTTCCGTCATCAAGGATTGAGGCTCCAACAGGAAGCGCTGGGGCAGGAAAACCACTTGCTCCGATCTCAGGTAGCGGTCCACCAGGCGGATGAAGCCTTCGACATCCCCGGCGGATTCATGGGGAGTGTTGTACATAAGGTGAATATAACTCTT includes these proteins:
- a CDS encoding molybdopterin molybdotransferase MoeA produces the protein MISIGEAQQKVLEEIPLLGRERIHILEALGRVLAQDVAAIRDVPSADNSAMDGFCCRHEDLAGASPTNAVTLRLTGDSPAGKPFKGTVGPGEAVRIMTGGLIPPGADTVIMLEYTQGEGDRIVCLKDPGPAKHIRRRGEDVRAGEIVLSAGDIIRPPEVGMLATLGHAYVYVYQRPVVAILSTGDELVDLDEPFSDGKVVCSNSYSLAAQVAECGAIPLSLGIATDEESDQRSRISDGLRADVILTSGGVSVGKYDLVKDTLSELGMKVKFWKVAMKPGKPLVFGTIGNKPVFGLPGNPTSVMISFEQFVRPALLKMMGHANLFRPLIEATLAEDAGVATDRLHLVRCKLFEKDGQMMATTTGNQSSGALRSMVLADGLMILQPEDAPFVAGKTVKIQLLHANSPLSPHSPYE
- a CDS encoding sigma-54-dependent Fis family transcriptional regulator, with product MPDPPHKILIVDDEPNMLHMLSAILRNDGFDPECASSAKEALDLAATAGFDFILSDVRMPGMDGIQLVEALRARGIEVIVILMSAYGTIELALEAMRKGAYDYISKPFKTDEVVLTLRKASERERLRREVVRLRRRLMRTERSPDIVAESPAIKAVLATAHQAAPFESSVLITGESGTGKELMAQEIHRCSSRAGGPFVVINCGAIPAGLLETELFGHARGAFTGANDEKPGLFEEAEGGSILLDEIGATDDSLQVTLLGVLDKGEFRRVGETATRKVSVRVLAATNEDLEGAMAQGRFRKDLFYRLNVMHIHVPPLSERKEDIIPLVEHFVGVFNKKMGLNIGLITREAQEALLSYRWRGNVRELQNVVERAMILTTGNSITLDSLPYDIRVGGKRVVCFTEDEDSISLKKACKDLERTLIVRALNRTGGNRSQAAALLEISYPSLLQKIKDYGVTT
- a CDS encoding OmpA family protein; translated protein: MKTSLHAVALAALLMLLPIESFSGHFMEKNHDYLARFHNVIFLFDVSDSMLAGHPENYDTSRLFIGVRGLELFNRVMPHVPRWQYDLNTALITFGDCDTPKLLSPLGPWDRKKYWQFYNCMRKEGFFPKRTATLQDALQLAGSMIATASGRTAIVVITDGGSQGECPQKTATALKDSYGDKVQIFGIWLGAMEVGWRNLYEACKLTGGYARQWEEVRTKAQMKEFVWDITIREIMFPYPEIFFKAKRADLIPSEALKLESVANFLHAIPQYCLQIDGHTTFLGNTSDNHRLGHARAANVKDALIKIYGINPDRILLRTWGEELPRYDNQNPDVRLRNDQANLYLMLPLREFPYDEKKLHTFGVTAVGDIYNTQERDKDTEWAWPDKPAPGSKMPVQVRRLQRGVKR